The following are encoded together in the Bos mutus isolate GX-2022 chromosome 3, NWIPB_WYAK_1.1, whole genome shotgun sequence genome:
- the CASQ1 gene encoding calsequestrin-1: MSAADRMGARAVPGLRLALLLLMVLGTPKSGVQGEEGLDFPEYDGVDRVVNVNAKNYKNVFKKYEVLALLYHEPPEDDKASQRQFEMDELILELAAQVLEDKGVGFGMVDSEKDAAVAKKLGLTEEDSVYVFKGDEVIEYDGEFSADTLVEFLLDVLEDPVELIEGERELQAFENIEDDNKLIGYFKNKDSEHYKAYEDAAEEFHPYIPFFATFDSKVAKKLTLKLNEIDFYEAFMEEPVTIPDKPNSEEEIVNFVEAHKRSTLRKLKPESMYETWEDDLDGIHIVAFAEETDPDGYEFLETLKAVAQDNTDNPDLSIIWIDPDDFPLLVPYWEKTFNIDLSAPQIGVVNVTDADSVWMEMDDEEDLPSAEELEDWLEDVLEGEINTEDDDEEDD; this comes from the exons ATGAGCGCTGCAGACAGGATGGGGGCCAGAGCTGTGCCCGGCCTGCGGCTGGCACTGCTGCTCCTGATGGTGCTAGGGACACCCAAGTCAGGGGTGCAGGGGGAGGAAGGGCTCGACTTCCCTGAGTACGATGGTGTGGACCGTGTGGTCAATGTCAACGCAAAGAACTACAAAAATGTGTTCAAGAAGTATGAGGTGCTGGCGCTGCTCTACCACGAACCACCCGAGGATGACAAGGCCTCACAAAGACAGTTTGAGATGGATGAGCTGATCCTGGAG TTGGCAGCCCAAGTGCTAGAAGACAAGGGTGTTGGCTTCGGGATGGTGGACTCTGAGAAGGACGCGGCTGTAGCCAAGAAGCTAG GACTGACTGAAGAGGACAGCGTTTATGTTTTCAAGGGGGATGAAGTCATTGAGTACGATGGCGAGTTTTCTGCTGACACCCTGGTGGAGTTTCTGCTTGAT GTCCTAGAGGACCCTGTGGAATTGATTGAGGGTGAACGAGAGCTGCAGGCATTTGAGAATATTGAAGATGATAACAAACTTATTGGCTACTTCAAGAACAAAGACTCAGAGC ATTACAAAGCCTATGAGGACGCCGCGGAGGAGTTCCACCCCTACATCCCCTTCTTCGCCACCTTCGACAGCAAG GTGGCAAAGAAGCTGACCCTAAAGCTGAATGAAATTGATTTCTACGAGGCCTTCATGGAGGAGCCTGTGACCATCCCAGACAAGCCCAACAGCGAAGAGGAGATCGTCAACTTCGTGGAGGCACACAAGAG aTCAAccctgaggaagctgaagcctgAGAGTATGTATGAGACTTGG GAGGACGATCTGGATGGAATCCATATTGTGGCCTTTGCAGAGGAAACTGATCCTG ATGGCTATGAGTTCTTAGAGACACTCAAGGCCGTGGCCCAAGACAACACGGACAATCCTGATCTGAGCATCATCTGGATTGACCCTGATGACTTCCCCCTG CTGGTTCCATACTGGGAGAAGACATTTAACATCGACTTGTCAGCCCCGCAAATAGGAGTCGTCAATGTTACTGAC GCGGACAGCGTATGGATGGAAATGGATGATGAGGAGGACCTGCCCTCTGCCGAGGAGCTGGAGGACTGGCTGGAGGACGTGCTGGAGGGTGAGATCAACACAGAGGACGACGACGAAGAAGACGACTAG